In a genomic window of Gigantopelta aegis isolate Gae_Host chromosome 9, Gae_host_genome, whole genome shotgun sequence:
- the LOC121380693 gene encoding uncharacterized protein LOC121380693, translated as MPKPLATDAPAACQSPPSLPNGDVVYSSLLVGSVANYSCNDDYIFCGLSLSSVCDLSGSWNGLNGSCERVAFYNVTPPFKMSIPGEIRVGWKAEVLGTPLNVSRIALNLLYAADIVLRIGIRFDYHNDINTVVFSSIIANKWVAIHSYKTAFPFAIGRRFNLTILMKNSEFEVYVDEVVVAARASNVSITLIDAFQVGPGCVVDSVKFFN; from the exons atgcccaaacCGCTGGCCACAGACGCACCAG CGGCGTGCCAGTCACCTCCATCTCTGCCCAACGGCGACGTGGTTTACAGTTCTCTGCTGGTTGGAAGTGTCGCCAACTACAGCTGTAACGACGACTACATATTTTGTGGACTCAGTTTGTCAAGTGTATGTGACCTCTCTGGATCGTGGAATGGACTTAACGGTTCCTGTGAGCGAGTTGCATTCTACAACGTG ACGCCACCGTTTAAAATGTCGATTCCTGGAGAAATTCGTGTTGGGTGGAAGGCAGAAGTCTTGGGAACGCCCCTCAATGTGTCCAG AATAGCATTGAATTTGCTCTATGCAGCTGATATCGTTCTGAGAATCGGTATCCGCTTCGACTACCACAACGACATCAACACAGTCGTGTTCAGCTCCATCATAGCGAACAAGTGGGTCGCGATACACAGTTATAAAACAGCTTTCCCATTCGCCATAGGACGACGGTTTAACCTGACAATCCTGATGAAAAATTCTGAATTTGAA GTATACGTGGATGAAGTAGTTGTAGCTGCCCGTGCGTCTAACGTTAGCATCACCCTGATAGATGCATTTCAAGTTGGACCAGGCTGCGTCGTTGATTCAGTTAAATTCTTCAACtga